Genomic window (Rosa chinensis cultivar Old Blush chromosome 6, RchiOBHm-V2, whole genome shotgun sequence):
TTGGGTGTGTTAGATATGTGATCCTCCAATTAGTGTGTACAAAGGGTACTCTATGCCTAAGAAGGATGAGCAATATCTTGCTTCCTGTGGACTTCAGAATGCGCTCTACACTATTTCAGCTGCAGATATGAAAGATGAGCTTTTTGGCAAGCTTGTGGACTGTCCTCTTGGCGTAAGATTCGACTACTTGCTAGGTCTTTCGGATgagaaatgttttgttttgagcAAAGAGGAGTTCTTGTTTAGGGTTTCGGATTTAATGTGATGTAATTTTCTTTGGCATTTTAGGATCCAGCATCTTCAAAAGGCGAAACGTCTGAGAAGACTGCAGCCAAGAAGAGATCCCACCAAGAGGCTGAAACAGAAAATGTGGTGAGTTTGGAATCATAACAGCTGCCGAATTTGAATGCTGTCGTTTAAGAAAATTAACAACCATGCATTTCTGACTATGTAGTGAAGATTTTATTGTGTTCTTTGGCATTGTTAGTTTTCTTGTGTCTCCGTGTTGTATCTTTGTTTATCCCTTTTCAATCTTTAAGTTTATTTATGTATATGATGTGCATATAATGTGGCTACAACTTATTGCTGTGCTGTTGTTGGTTGATTATAGTATTACTATGTGAGTATATTCCTTCATATGTGTTGGATGGACTTTCATATGGCTGCGTTTAGTTTACACAATTTCTAATGTTTTGTAGGAAGTAATTGTTTCAACTTCTGTATCAGATACTCCTTCCAGAAAGCAGGCCAAGAAAAAGGCTGAAGTTGAAGTCCCCCCTTCTGGCCGTGTAAGTTCAAGTCCTGGTGATGGTTTGGAaaaactagtttttttttttttttttagtcatcCCCATTGTTTTTTCCGCTTCATCTATGTTGCCCTTGGTATCTGTAAAGGTCGTTTATATTACATTCTGCAGCAAATACAGCAAAATATGCTGAAAAAAAGGACAGCATTTGTGTGTGTACCCCTTGACTAGAGTGcttccccctcccccccccccccaaaaaaaaaaaaaaaggaacaaaataCTAATGTGTCCATGTGTAATTGTAGGGCTGTACCCTTCAATTTGATGGTGCATCAAAAGGAAATCCTGGAGCAGCTGGTGCTGGAGCTGTACTGCGAGCAGATGATGGAACCTTGGTATGAATTTTAGCTTTGGGATTTATTTCTGTTCCTTTTGATTCTTTTAAAGCCCTGACCATGTAATTCTTTTAGATCTGTAAACTACGTGAAGGTCTGGGTGTTGCAACCAATAACACTGCTGAGTACCGAGCTGTTATTTTAGGGTTAAAATATGCGCTTAAAAAAGGTTTTTCCAGGATTTTGGTTCAAGGTGACTCCAAGCTCGTCTGTATGCAGGTTGGTTATGTCAATATTTTCTGCTTCTCAAGCAGTTTGTGTCATCTCTGATTCATGGTCATCAATTATCGACTTTCTTTactttttctgttttgaaaTGGTTTTCATGAACCCCTGGACCTCGGCTGACAATATTGATTGGTGTACTGAGATGGCATCTTAGGTTAAAACAATTTCTTTGATATAATGTATATATGTAACTGATAAAGGTTACTGGCACAGGTTCAGGGATTATGGCAGGTGAAAAATCAGAACTTGTCTACTTTGTATGAAGAGGTGAAGAAACTGAAGGATGGATTTGTCTCCTTCAAGATCAGTCATGTTCTTAGGGTGAGAGAAGTTGATTCTGTTTGTCTCCTCTATGGTACTTTTTGTGGATAATCTTGTTAATTGCATGCACATATTATTTGCCTTCATATCTGACAAGTTTACTGCCATTGGGGCTGCTTATAACATTCTGACATGTTCTTGTATTCCTGTAAAGGAGCTAAATTCTGAGGCAGATGCTCAAGCAAACTTAGCGATCACTCTTGCCAGTGGGTTTTTCAAATTTGACTTTGCATTTATGCAGTTACTAGATTCTTTAAACGTTCAAATGAGCTAATGGTACCTGTTCTTTTGCAGATGGTCAAGTCCAGGAAGAGTCTGGGAAGTAGTTAAAATGATAGTCTGTTGCTGGTTATGTTCTGGGTTCGTAAATATGATATCATGAAACCCTGATGAGTAGAGGATTCTTTGGCTTCCCTTGTATTAATCTGAGAGTGTGGCTTGGTACTTGCTACAGTGTGACCTCTGGCACAGAATCAAACTTCACAAGGCATGATTCAACTGCAAAACTGAAGCTTTTGTGGATGTAGAGCCAGGTACACCAGGATCAAATAACTCGTTACACAAGTGACATTCAGATTGACAAGCTACTAGCCTTTG
Coding sequences:
- the LOC112172742 gene encoding uncharacterized protein LOC112172742, which encodes MNCLSQVSSYTAAIFRTAGRSFGTGALYGPCKRKLDVYAGVKLISFESAVSRLRTQLYSSQSKATSSRPRKKKSGSKRVMDPEKDAFYVVRKGNVVGVYKSFADCQAQQASSICDPPISVYKGYSMPKKDEQYLASCGLQNALYTISAADMKDELFGKLVDCPLGDPASSKGETSEKTAAKKRSHQEAETENVEVIVSTSVSDTPSRKQAKKKAEVEVPPSGRGCTLQFDGASKGNPGAAGAGAVLRADDGTLICKLREGLGVATNNTAEYRAVILGLKYALKKGFSRILVQGDSKLVCMQVQGLWQVKNQNLSTLYEEVKKLKDGFVSFKISHVLRELNSEADAQANLAITLANGQVQEESGK